The Oncorhynchus mykiss isolate Arlee chromosome 28, USDA_OmykA_1.1, whole genome shotgun sequence genome includes a window with the following:
- the LOC110508313 gene encoding U6 snRNA-associated Sm-like protein LSm7: MADRNQDRNKEGEKKKKESIFDLSKYIDKQIRVKFQGGREASGVLKGFDPLLNLVLDSTIEYLRDPDDQFKLTEDTRQLGLVVCRGTSVVLICPQDGMEAIPNPFIQQQDG; encoded by the exons ATGGCG GACAGAAACCAGGACAGAaacaaggaaggagagaagaagaagaaagagagtaTCTTTGACCTGTCAAAGTACATTGATAAACAAATCCGTGTGAAGTTTCAGGGAGGACGAGAGG CCAGTGGAGTCCTGAAGGGGTTTGACCCCCTGTTGAACCTGGTATTGGACAGCACCATCGAGTACTTGCGGG ATCCTGACGACCAGTTCAAGTTGACTGAGGACACGCGGCAGCTGGGCCTGGTGGTTTGTAGAGGGACGTCCGTGGTGCTCATCTGTCCTCAGGACGGCATGGAAGCCATCCCCAACCCCTTCATCCAGCAGCAGGACGGATAG